The window TATCTTACTTGTAGGATTCCTATAGATGTACTGCATTCCGTACCAACAACTTTGCTTTTTAGCTTAGAGGGAATGCCAGGTTTATTAGACTGGGACAAGTTATTCAAACTCCAGGCTCCAGATGGCTCCTTCTTGGCTTCACCAGCTGCGACAGCTTATGCTCTTATGCAAACAGGCAACAAGAAATGCCTCGAGTACCTTACCGATGTCGTCGACAAGTTCGAAGGGGGAGGTGTGTAGAGTGAACGAATAAAGACATCTCTTATTGCTTATTTGCTAGTTGCTACAGCCTGCAAGCTGTACTATCCATTGACTGCATAAAAGCAGTATAGTAATATAATTGATTTTCTCTTCTGATATCCATAACTTCATTTTCAGCACCCTTTATCTACCCCTTGGAGCTGTTCGAGCGCTTATGGGTTGTCGATCGGCTGGAGCGGTTGGGCTTATCCTCCTACTTTAGGAGCGAAATCGACAGTTATTTAGACTACGTTTACAGGTAACATAAACTCAAACGGCCTCTGCTGTGATCATTATTTCTACTCAACCGGGTAATTAACTAAGAATTCACTCCCTATCTTGAACAGGCACTGGAGTGATGAAGGCATAGGTTTTACCTGGGGCTGCTCGGTGCCGGACCTCGATGACACGATCATGGGTTTCCGCTTCCTCCGGCAGCGCGGCTACCACATCTCTACTGGTAAGCAGGCTGTGCATTACAAATTTAATTACACTATTATTTAGCAGCTAGCATTTCTGACCCTTAATTATTCCGGTTCGGATTATTGATGTACGTACATACAAATATAAAGAGGTCTTCAAGTGCTTCGAAACGAAAGATGGCGAGTTCATTGTGTACCCGGGGCAGTCCAACCAGTCAGTGACCGCGATATACAACCTGTACCGCGCTGCCGACCAGGCCGCCTTACCCGGAGACGACAGTGTTATCGAGCGGGCCAAGGCCTACAGCTACGCGTTCCTAAAGGAGAGGCAAGCAGCTGGCGACCTCAACGACAAGTGGATCATCTCCTCAGGCCTGCCCAGTGAGCTCGCCTACGGCCTCGAGTTTCCCTGGAAGGCAAATCTGCCGCGCGTCCAGACGAGGATGTATCTGGAGCAGTACGGTGGCAGTGAAAATGTGTGGATCGGGAAGAACCTTTATAGGTACTCATATTTCCATCTTTGCACTTCTGCAAATCTTTCCACATGTACACTCGATTAACTCTGTATGTTTTAGGATGCATCTGTTCAACAACGATCTGTTACTCAAGTTGGCAAAGGTCGATTTCAGCAACTTTCAGAGACAGTGCCAGTTTGAGTGGCAGGGCCTCAAAAGGTAATGAAACTCCTCCGATCCAATCCAGCTCTGTCCCCAATCTATCTACTTACGTGGCAATCAATCCTTCCTGTACGTACGCAGGTGGTGTGAGAAAAACAATCTTGAAATGTATGGTGTGACTCCACAGAGTGCTATGAGAGCCTACTTCCTAGCAGCAGCCAACATCTTTGAACCACACcgagcggcggagcggctgGGATGGGCACGCACGGTGGTGATTGCCCAGGCCATCTCTTCGTGCTTCCAGAGCAGCAACGCTTATGTTACTGAAAGCATGCTGGAAGGGCTCAATAGTGAACTCACTAGTGACGGCGACAATcttgcaaggtttaagcatATCACTAtactttgttttttattttgggAATTCTGAGGCAACCCAGGCGACGTGTAGGTGTAGCTAGTAAATTTGTTGTAGATTCTGCTGATCTCAAATCTGAATCCAGTGGACAATGTACATGTGTTGGATGCAGGCGTGGAGAGAAGTATTCGACGGTGGATAATGGCCTCCTCAATGCACTTCATGAGCTGATTAATCTCTTTGCACCTGGAGAAGAAGCTTCCAACGATCTCCGTGAAGCTGTAAATTCCGACACATCATCTCTAATTATTACTTCATGATAAGGATTTTTTTAATAATTGTCTTGAAACAAatgatggaaaagtgatgaattCATCTATTTTTTGCTATTGCAGTGGAATACATGGCTAACAGAATTGACCACGAACGATGTCCATGAATCATGTGAAGGAAGCACAGCACTGTTGTTAGTTCGCACAGTGGAGATCTGCTCAGGGAGACACTGTTCAGCTAACCAGAATCTGAAGCTTTCCGAGTATTCCCAGCTTGAGAAGCTTACCTCTTCCATCTGCAGCAAAGTTGGCTCTAGGACTCTTTCTCAGGTATGCGCGTGCATCATCACAAAATTATTACACACGTCCTTTCTTAAACTCTGCTAAtccacttttctttttttgaaaataaaacatTTAAGGTCAATCAGAATGGAACAACAACGGAGAGCACTGAGAATTTAGAACAGCAAGTAGATCAGGAGATGAAAGAGCTAGTTCAATGTGTTTATCAGAGCTGCGACGCTATAAGCAGGGCGACCAAGCAGACATTTTTCAATGTGACTAGGAGCTTCTGCTACGTTACTCATTCTTCACCTGAAACAATCGATAGTCACATCTCCAAGGTCATATTTGAGGATGTCATTTAGGGCATTTCCAACCAAGAAACAATACCATGCAGTAGTGTCTGTGACATGCCATGTTGCATAGACACCGCCTAAGAAACTATAGCTCCCAATGCATAATTTGTAATTGTGGTTACTCCCTGCATTCATGGATGATAGTCTTGTTTGGAATGGGCACAATAACCAGAGTAAAATAAACATTGCTTATCAATCCTACTTATCTCATCATTATTTACCTAGTGAAAAGAAGCGCTCTTGAATGCTTAAACCTCCTGAAAACAAACGATATTTAATACCCCTCCTGCATGCAGTCTATTTTTATCCACTGGCACGCGAAGTCGAAATATTAAGGCTACGTTTGAAAGTCGATATTGGAAGTCTGGATATTGAACCGTGTCCAATGCCAATTCCGCCATGATATTGAATTGAGTCCAATATAAATTCTGTTGTTTGGATGAGTACTGCATTGCGTTTTAGAATCTTGGGAAGCAGCCCAATTCAATACCCGTTTGGATGTGCAATACGCCTGAGGCCCTCCTTGAGCTCCTTCGACCATTGCCACTGAGATCCTCCGGCCGAGCTCCTCTGGCCGCCATGACACAGTGGGGGAGCCACGCGCCACGGCGCCAGCCACCGCTCCGCTTGGCGCACGCGCCGAccgccgctcctctgccgccAGGCCCGTCGGGGAGGCGCATGTGCCGGACACcactcctccgcccgccgccgtcgtggaggCGCATGTGCCGGACACCACTCGTCCGCTCGGCCCCGTCGAGGAGGGgcgcaccggccgccgctccacTACCCGGCCCCGTTGAGGAGGCGCGCGccagcgccgctcctccgctTGCCCCGTCGAGGAGGCGCGCGCTGgctgccgctcctccgcccgacCCTGTTGAGGAGGCGCGTGCCTCCTCGACTGTACGTGCGTACGTGCTCCACCGTAGATACCAAGGAGTTACTTTGATAGCAAAATGCATAGGTAAATTATATAAATCCagcatgataaggtagacaTGTTGACACGAAACTAGTTCAGAATACATAgtacaaatatctaattaatATTTAGGTAACAATGCCATGAAGATCCGTGTCAATGCCACATCAACTGCAGACTCCTGCTTCCACAATGCAATCAGGTTGACAACTCCACATCAACTCCAGACTTCTGCTTCCATCAACCAGCCTCCAGACTGCAGGAGAAAAAGACAGCGACAGATGTCAAAAAGTAGTAATAGAATCAGATTAGCTAACAGTAGAAAAAAGACAGCATTTTTGTTTGAATCTGGCAACACATAATGAGAAATTTCAGAACAGAATATTCATCAGATGACACAAGAAAGACCCATTTTTCAACAGTAATATTAAATGTGTAGGCAAGCTAATTAATTGAAATGATCACATCACCTAGTTCATTGAATTCCCAAACGTTTGCCGGATATGCTCAATTAATTCCGACTGTAGTTGTCTCTGAGTAGTTCTATAACGGATAATGGCATTTCTTTGTATCACTTGTTCCATGTCTGGGTTAGCATCAGTTTGAGAGTTTGTAGCTTCTCGAACTGTTGATGTACTTGGTGGCTGATGCGCGCGTGCGGGATGCAGGCGCGCACGGGAGAAGGGGGTCGTgtggaggtcgcggcggcggagctatGCGCACCGGATCTAAGAAGGAGGGAGGAAAACAAGTATGGAAATGAGGACAGCGGTCCAGCGCGATTTCGGCGGTGTCTACGACCTTTGGTGCACGAGCTGACTtggtttctctctctctcttcattcACTTCTTTGCCACATCATCAAGTGCTGATATGACACTGCATTTAATTCTATGGAAACTAGGTGACCTGGAGGGTTGTGACTACTCTTAGGAGGACAAGCTCCTTGGGCTCCTATTGCATTTAAAACCATACAGTGAATACACATGCCATAAATATGATTATACTATTAAAGCTAGTCTCAATGATAGTTTTATGGAGGGTTTCATAGCATTAAAcaccatcaattttgctgaaatGGCAAGGAGAGATAATGATGGTTTTGTCTCCcgacccctcctctccctcacccttgcgcctccccctccccctcttgccCGTCCCTCATGCCTCTCCCTCGCTCTCGCCCGGCCCTTGCTCCTCTCCCTTGCCCTCGTGCCCTGGGTGCCGATGCTCGACCACCGGCTCATCTCCTCTCCCTCGCCCTCACCCTGCTCCCTTCCCATCTCCCTTGCGCCTGGCTGCGGGTCCGCCCTCAACGTCGATGGATGCGGTCGCAAGCGCCCTCAACGACGCCTGCATCGGATCCGCCCTCAATGCCGATATTTGTGGGCCTACCCTCAACGACACCGGCACCGGTTCCGCCGTCAACGTCGACGACCACCGGCCTAccctcaacattgagggccgcgtGCCCACCCCAATCGCTCGCGCTACCGtctccctcacccacccacccacccctgCTCGCCACCATCGCCATCTGGGGGCTCGCCTCCTTCTCCGAGTCCCTCGCAGTGCTCGAGGCCCGTGAGGCCGAGGTCCCTGCGCGGCTCGCCGAGGCCTCCAGCGCGCTCTTCGCCACCGTGGCTGAGGGATGAGTCCGCAGTGCAACCACCCGCCGACATTTAGGACATCCTCCGGTGGATATGCCGCCGCATGGATAATGATGGCGAGGCAGAATCCGATGGCACTCCCGCTGCCCCTCCTCGTCGCGCTGTTCCTGCCGACCGCCCATGGAGCGGAGACGCTGCAGTACATGACAGTGCACGTAGAGTTAGACTTTTGAGGTATCGGCCGCCCCTCTTGCCCTTCCTCTCTCCGCATCCTCCACATATGACAATCAAAGCTGATTGTGTGTCCGTTACTGGCGCCGGAGCCCGTGCTGTTGTCGCCTCCTATGGCCGCGGACGCCGTGGTGCTACTGCTGGCATTGGGTGTGCCACCTGCGGACCTCCGGCACATGGCAACAGGGCCGCCATTCGACTGATTTACCACACGCAGCGCAGACCTTGGTACGATTCATCCCTGCCTCCCTCTAATGCAATACTATTTTTTCGAAGGGAAAAGTTCGGTTTACACCCTTGAACCATCGAagaagtctgattttcaaccttaaaCTACAAAATCGGATAAGATAGACCATTCAACTATCGAAACCGTGCAAATTTAACCCTTAGGATGGTTtcgaaggtggttttgtatttataagaaaaattaaaaaaattctaataagatctataaaataaaaactaattcactttaaaataaaaaatataaaactagtatcaaaatttttctaaaaatgcaaTCTATCTAtttttgctctatttgaatcttatttattccAAAATAATAGccataactacaagcaaccaaatactatgaacATCAAAAATGGATTCAACTAAATGACAAGTATAGTGCCAATAgttaggttacatttttaggaaaattttgatacccattgttggagtaatgggcttggcccatttattctaaagcattaaaagaatttaaagcccactattaatgctagggaatcaatgtttaattccgtaccgggaattgaggaggatctcaaccgacttaaaaggtggacttcttgtacaccacttgtgaagccggtaagaggaggacggtgaaccacacgcgcgcgcgcgctcgctcgcctcgccgggccgggccgggccgtggccgaggcgaggcgaggcgaggcgaggcgaggcgaggcgaggcgaggcgcggcgcggcgcggccggccgggcggtgcggtgcggtgcggtgcgaccgcgcggtgcggtgcggtgcggtgtgatggctattttgccgttgacagcaattaatcgtgcgattaaacgtgtaattaaatctgtaattaatggccataaccgcatcacctaaatgactctgatggtgtccaggttcaacgatcctgagcacctgagtcactatataaggagtgccattcccctcatccatcctgcaccagagcattgaggcaactcggctcctctcttctccctctccagttgcaacaactgagttccccaacgctaatttctgcgcgcacagaattagcgtgagcaggcctccgaaaccttgctcgccttgagatcctgcacgggataggcgggcaatcaggtttttgggtaacgctttagcgtgactgctcaaaaataccaaggtctttgcccgattgtacgactacttcctggtggacgagccgaacgactacgtcgactacatcttggtgaccgttcgtgggactgcactgcgaacttcttcctgcaccgatttagttcgactacttcgactgaggccaaccgagtagatgtctactccagttggtaacagcgcagccaatgcctccggcaacggccccgctttagggtactccctgaaactttggttatttatattgtttatgcttatatgtgtgataagtataaacatgttcacatgttttattttactccttaaagtcatagaaatattgctagtttatacatttaattttggaattaaaatataccgaaaattgcctagatttctaacaccCATTtcgtatttttttatttaaaatgaattgctaatgaattttttagtttaattttgaatatttttaatttttataaaatagaaaaccaccttcaaaacacAAAGGGTCAAATTTACCCGGTTTCGATAGTTGGGTGCTCTGTCTTATTTGATTTTGTAGTTTAAGATTGAAAATCAAATTTTTGTGATAGTTCAAGGGTGTAAACTGGACTTTTCCCATTTTTTTGAAATGCCTGACACAATACTAGGATGAATAGTGAAACAGAAAAGCGTCCATGTTTGATCCCAACTGTATTTCTCTCCAGTTGATGTGGATGATTGCGAGCCCAAAAGCACTGCCCGCATCGTCAGCATCAGCATCACCTTCTCTGTTGTGTGGCAGCCCATTAGCGCCCTCCAATCCGTTGGAAAAGGTATTGCTTTGTCTTTTATCTAAGCAAATTCTCTCCATTCTACTTATGGTTTGTTTTAACTAAGCATCCCTGGTACATGATCATTAACCTGTTAATTGGAATTATCACTTCAGAATAGCTGTTTAGGGACACTAAGAGGTAGGCTGTCCTTGAGTACCCTTTTCCAATTTCTCtcgctgcatctgctgaattctaTATTGTGATCTGTTTAAAATAAAtcttttataaatatattgatCGCCTGATGTGTGCCCACATAGAATTATTCTGGGTGTGCAAGTGACCTTAGGTTGATCTTAGTCTGAAAAAATAAGATAATGTCTTACTATTATAATTCTTCTTCAATGGATAAATCAGATGTGTTCACACTTACTATTCAGAGGTGCAGCTTCCCGAATTGGCCCCCAGATGTTCTATGCATTATGCAGTAAGAATATCAAATTATCTGCCTGCAATTTAAACAATAATTTGTGTTATAGCTCTGAGTCACAATCGCCATTTGCAAGGAGGAGTCACACCGGAGATGGGTGAGGCGCACGGGAGCAATTGGAGAGGGCGTGCTGAGGAAGCTCCTGAGCAGAAGGCATGTCAAAGGAGGAATCTGGTCGGAGGATCCGGGGACGGCGGCAGGTACTCCGGCTGGATCCCCTCGTTGCGGAGCGTTGAAGGAGCACCGGCGACGTGCGGAGCAGCGTCGGCAGCGGAGCCAATCTAATCCCGAGCTGGGCGACGCCTGCCAAAACAGAAACCATCTGGTGGGTGGGGAAGTTGGATTCTATTATGGATAAAGATTCTattatttttgttctggaagTTGGATTTAGTGAACAATTTGTTTCGCACCTGGAAATGGAAGTAAAAGTACGCATTACTCAAGCTGGTTGTGCTGATGAAGAGAAATAAAGATGTACCGTTCAATAAGGTAGTAGACAAGTAGATGCTGCTTGCTGCCTATATTAGGAATGCTACTGCCTACTTCTAGAAGTGTTTTGTTCAATCTTAGTTCACTTGGATTTGAATAATATCATATACCTTGTTCTAGGATTTCATCAACAATCACAACATTGTTGTTTGGCTTTATTTTACTTCGAGGTTTCTCAATTAAGATAAAAAAGTATGActaatatttttattattatgcAAATCAACAAAAGGTTCTAGATTTTTGCATCTAACAAATATGGTAGGAGTACTACAGTATTGCTTTGTGATGATTTGAGATTGGCCTTATTATGGCGTCTCTACCACCACCACAGTTCTCATAACTAAAACATAGTGTTAACAAGTAGGACGATGACTCGGTATTCAAATTTATTATGACATTATTGATTTTTTTCCATTTATGCCAAATGGTTCTATGACGATCCAGCATTGTCACTATTCAAtaacaaagtctcacaaatggGTAATGTCAATGCCATGTAGACCTATGATGGAAATATGTGTTGTTCTATGTTGTTTTTAGAGTTTTGTCATAAATTCATAGTGATTGAGCTCTATCACCAACGATCCATGAAAAACCACAAAATTGTTATAGATAGGCGTTGGTCAGTGATAAACGAACATCATAAGGAAAACATCATATATAGATGGACGGATTTCTATTAGTGTGCCTACAAGCACCGAAGTGATGGAGGTATGCAATTCTCATCTAACATTGAGGCCATCTAATTTACGGCTAGCCATACGTAATGCGTAGGCATTGTTTCCAATTTTTGTTATCTTATCTACCCTCAACCATTCCCTTTAGGACTATAAAACCCCCCAACTATTGTGGTTGGAACACTTCACCCCCTAAACTAAAATCCGGATATTTATTAATCCAGAAAACATCTCAAAACAATGCATCTAACCCCCTTCCCTAGTTTGCATAATGGTTTTGTACAAGTGGGATGATGAGTTGGAGGCAAACGATGAGATGGAACATCAAACATGTGAGACCTATTTGTAAGTGGGTATCTTTTCTCCCCACCTCTGTTCTTGTCTCCCACCGGGGGACCTTTTGACGCCATGATCGTGACCTCCACAGCGAGGTTTCAATCGAAGCCAAAGGAGGTCTTCTAGCGGAGCTCTGTAGCTCCTGGGTCCACTTCCTCCTCGTCCACATTCAAGGCCCCAGCACCGACGCCATTACAGCTCCTTGGATTCACGGACTCGGGAACAGGGTAGCCGGAGACGTCGTGGAGAGGTCGTCCGTCTCGCCAGATCCATTAGGGTCGGGGGCCAAGTTGGGGGCTCTTCTGGCACTACTTCCCATGCTTGTCTGTGCTGCTGCAGCCGTTGCGGACGAGATCCAAGCCTGGAGAGCTCGTCCACCTTGTTGAGGAGCTGCAGGAGTGGTCCCCACTTGAGGTCGGGAATGTGCGCCTGTGCCGAGCTCGACATTGCCATGGTGGCTGCGCGAGGAGCAAGAGGCATAGGGTTCTGCAGATGGAGGGGTTGGTGGAGGTAAGGAAGCAGCGGCGACTGTAGTGGCTCGTGCGCGAGGAGGGTGGGAGAGGCCGAGTAAGGTTGGTAGAagaagagagggagaagagatgcCCACTTACAAGTGAGACCCACATGTCACATGGTCCATCTCATCATTTGCATCCAACTCATCATGCCACATGTACAAAACCACTTTGTAAAACCAAGGGGGCTAAATGAATGGTTTTGCAAAGTTAAGGGGGTTAAATATCTAGGTTTTTTAGTTTGAGGGTTGAAGTACTGTTTCAGCCCTGATAGTTGCTGCGGgggtgtgggtgggtgggtgggtggggggtgGTATAGACTTCTTTCCCACCCGTCATCGTGTCTACTAGTTACCGTGTCACAAGTGCCTGGCACCACAAGCCCATTTTGGATTTTTCCAGCACCCCTTTTGACACAAACATTATAAAAATTTATTACCCCTTTTGACAAGACATTATACACACAAAAATTATATACAAAAAAATATCTACACAAAATTTGTATCACAACTTGTTTAATTTATACACAATTCACCAAATTACAAAAGATTTGCAGACAAAATTTGTATGTTACCAAAAAATTATATCAAAAGTAAAAAATAAAATGTTGCAAAAGTTTGGAAACAAAGCTTAAAGATCGAATTTGGAGATAAAATTTTGTAAACCAAAACTCGAATAAATATTAGGCTAAGAATTGGAGAATAAGATTAAAGCCAACTCTCTTTCTTCTTCTGTTTAAACAAAAAGAAGGATTTAAAAAATTCTTCTTATTCTTCAATCCAATCATGCATtctagctctctctctctctctctctcatagaGAGAGCATCACTGACGCGTTCATCATGGCTTTGCAGTTGAAGCGTTCCATATATAGGGAACTCACACCATCAGGTTGTCGATCCGGGATCGCCGATTAGTTTACATTAGGGTATGGGGATTTGCTTCTTGAAAATCTTAGAACATAAAAGAAAGGGAcacactttttttaaaaaaaaacaattgtCGGATAGATAGATCGTGCGCCTTCTGTCTCGTGCTACCATGTCGATCCGACGGTCCTCCTTGTCGGTCATATTTGTTGTAATATATCATTTAAATTGCAATGAATTTCCCATTGCAATAGGATGGCATTGTTAGCATGTATtgcaatataaaaatatatcgtTATCATAAGGTGATTGTTTTGACATGCGTTGCAGTTTTCCAAGAAATggttgcaacaaaaaaaaacatgtattAGTGAAGCATTGTTGCAATATATGTATACTATTAACACATTCTCTATGCCTCCTCACGGTGAAGAGATAGGATAAAAATAATAGAAAAAATGAGAAATAACAATACTCTagttgtcgggtaccacgattaggggcgccctaatcggggtactaagatcaccctaaaaatgcaaatacatattaaggcaactgggcccacgaaggaccacggcctccttccaatctggaagaaaggaaaggactcaaaggagcccagcatgcggcccattcgcatccccctcgaacccgcggggcaatctccgtctcgctcgaaggctcccatcgagaccctcgactgcaccccgcatctccgcctcgctcgagggtagcgaacctaccctcgagcgggcaaatcatttccacctcgctcgaggccacccctcggcgtaagggacaaacggccctgccgctcacccgcccgtcgtacggaggcattaaaagccaacCACTCCTGCACaacgcccaggacagacggcgttaggccgccattccccacagtggctgtgaccggagtcccgtccgccaactccagtCACTGCTCTGCCATCCCGGGTGCTGTGGCAACACTATGAGACCTGCGACGCAGGACGAGAcgcgctcggcactgctcccgttactattctgccaactccggccgtccggactccacctcatcacacgtatggccccggacccgcctcctgctTGGGAAGGGGGTCCGacgacgccacgtgcccctccaggagggacgctcagcacacgcagccggagtcccgaacctccccctcgaggggtccaggacctccacgcaaccctcggacctccttagtgcgcacACCGACACTTTatccaggggggtccgggaccgccgcgtacCCCGCCACCACTGGAGCACGcaggaccctgacctgcagggcccacggaacgccacatctggaggactgAACATCATAAAGGAAGagcacgccgcctgctggggttggCAGGATGCCGGCGTGATCTCCGCGAGGTctaggacgatgcccaggacgaccaccacgcctaacgccataccccacagtgtacttcccacagtacttGACTATTATATCACCGCAACTCGGGGAGAAACGATGACCTCCGCGATCCCCTGTACATgtacccgtccctccttgtgtctataaaaggaggaggcgggcatcCCTTAAGGGGGACGGTGGGCTCTCTAGGCACTACACCGCTCAGAGCACATGCACTCGCTTCTAGCCCCAACATCGCTATTCGCCACGctcaacccctcttctagcagagacttgggagcctccctccctctctcgtctcgtttgtaccccctactacaggcacttcgggtgcaagataatatagtgccct is drawn from Panicum virgatum strain AP13 chromosome 1N, P.virgatum_v5, whole genome shotgun sequence and contains these coding sequences:
- the LOC120656149 gene encoding ent-copalyl diphosphate synthase 2-like, which produces MQCSARAAASPARAALLRRGTAGTQQVQHALPSRAPRWRRQRSHQGLIVEALRKEAHAEAHKPVVGKTQQHKGGEPIHIDEMIDTVRAALRSVAGGDLDFSPYDTAWVALVRKLDGGEGPDPEFPSCIDCIARNQLPDGSWGDDAIFVVQDRLINTLACIIALTTWNVHRDKCRKGLSFLHENIKRLREDDDNWMMVGFEMTFPTLLEMAKDIGLDIPYDEPVLQDIYAKRELKLAKIPIDVLHSVPTTLLFSLEGMPGLLDWDKLFKLQAPDGSFLASPAATAYALMQTGNKKCLEYLTDVVDKFEGGAPFIYPLELFERLWVVDRLERLGLSSYFRSEIDSYLDYVYRHWSDEGIGFTWGCSVPDLDDTIMGFRFLRQRGYHISTEVFKCFETKDGEFIVYPGQSNQSVTAIYNLYRAADQAALPGDDSVIERAKAYSYAFLKERQAAGDLNDKWIISSGLPSELAYGLEFPWKANLPRVQTRMYLEQYGGSENVWIGKNLYRMHLFNNDLLLKLAKVDFSNFQRQCQFEWQGLKRWCEKNNLEMYGVTPQSAMRAYFLAAANIFEPHRAAERLGWARTVVIAQAISSCFQSSNAYVTESMLEGLNSELTSDGDNLARRGEKYSTVDNGLLNALHELINLFAPGEEASNDLREAWNTWLTELTTNDVHESCEGSTALLLVRTVEICSGRHCSANQNLKLSEYSQLEKLTSSICSKVGSRTLSQVNQNGTTTESTENLEQQVDQEMKELVQCVYQSCDAISRATKQTFFNVTRSFCYVTHSSPETIDSHISKVIFEDVI